The genomic interval GCCCGGCACGTGGTCCGCGGTGCCGTAGGTGAACGTGTAGTCGGCGATCAGCGCGAGTGCCGGATTGAGGCGATACCGCACGTTGGCGCTCGCGTTGTTCAGCTTGCGCGAGGCGCCGTCGTTGTAGTCGAGCTGAACGTTCGTGAAGCCGATGCCGATCTGCGCCGCGCCCAGCGCGTAGCCGGCCCCGGCGCCCGCCACCTGCTGGCGGGCCACGCCGCCGTCCATGCCGTAGAAGAACGCGCTGCCGTAGTCGTCGCCGTTGGCGGTCGACGCGCCGCCGAGTGCGCCGCTGGTGTTCGTCGTCGCGTTCGGGTGGTTGATCTGCATGTAGCCCGCGCCGAACGACAGCGGACCGTTCGCATAGCTCGCCGCCGCCGACCACTCGCGATTGTTCGCGAAGGCGCCCGCCTGGTTGCTGAAGCCGTAGATGCCGGAGAACTTGAAGCCGGAAAGCGACTCGGTCGTGACCTTGACCGAATTGTTGACGCGCCAGTACCAGTTCATGTCGTCGTTGTCGCCGATATGCGTCGCGGGCGTGAAGTAACCGGCGCCGAAGAACGGCGCGACGATGTCCGCGAGCGAGTCGGCCTGGCGGCCGAACGTGAGCGAGCCGAGCCCTTTCTTGCTCAGGCCGACGAGCGCCGCACGGGCGAACTCGCGGCCCGCGCTGTTGGTGCCGTTGGTCGCGTTGAAGCCGTTTTCCAGATTCATGATCGCGCTCAGGCCGTTGCCGAGCGGCTCTTCGCCGCGCAGACCCCAACGGCTGCCGCCGAGCTTGCCGGACTGCAACTGCACGGCCGAGTGTCCTTTCTGGTTGCTCGACCAGGTGACGCCCTCGTCGATGATGCCGTACAAGGTCAACGAACCCTGCGCGTGAGCGACCTGCGAGCCGAGCAACACGGCAACCGCGCCGGCGAACGAACACTTCTTCAACATCTCATACCCCTTCGACAAAAAACCTTGGTCAAAAAAATTCGTTGTACTTAGCAACGTCGTTGCTTCCCCCGTGCCGATGGCCGCGTGCAGTGACGCACGGCGCCGTCGTGTCGGTTCCGTAAAATGGAACCGGGTTCCACAATGAGATCGATTTTATGGACCTTCGATTTTTTTCCGAAATCTTTCGGCAACCTTTAGGCCAGGGTGTGGCGCGCAACGCGAATTATTTTTGACACGCTTTTCGCCGCCGTTTTTCCTCGCTACGATATTCGCTAATTTGGAACCGAGTTCCATAAAACGGAACCGAAAGCGAAAAGCGAGCGCCTATGAGCATCCTGGAAACTGCGACCACCGTGCTGCGCCTGATGGCGAAAGAGCAGCGCGAACTCTCGATGATCGACCTCGTCGATCGTCTCGACATGCCGAAAAGCTCGGCGTCGCGCGTCCTCAAGCAGATGACGGAAACCGGCCTGCTCGAACGCGACAAGAAATCGCTCGCGTACCGGCCTTCGATGCTGCTGCTCGAACTGAGCCATCTCGTGCGCGCGTCCAGTTCGCTGATCGACATGTGCGCGCAGGCGCTCGAAACGCTGGGCGCGCGGTACGGACACACGGGGTACGTCTCGGTGCTCGAGGGCAACGACGTCGTCGTGCTGCGCGTGCGCCCGGGCTCGCTCGCCTTCCGGGCCATGACGAATCCCGGCCATCGCTCGGCGTCGTGGGCAACCTCCACGGGGCGTGCGCTGCTCGCCCGCGAAACCGACGAAAGCATTCGCGCGCGCTTCCCGCTCGGCCTGCGGCCCGCGCACGGCGCGGCCGCCGACCCGGCGCAAGCCGACGACGCCCGCTCGCCCAACCGCGGCCCGGCCACGGTCGACGCGCTCATCGAAGAGATCGCCGCCACGCGCTCGCGCGGTTACGCGCTCGCGCAGAACGAAGCGCTTTACGGCGTGTGCTCGGTCGGGTGCGCGATCGCGGACCCGTCCAGCGGCGAATGCCTGTCGTTCTGCCTGAGCTTTCCGAGCGGCGCGGAGGAGGCCGCCACGATCGCCGAACTCGGCGAAGCC from Paraburkholderia acidisoli carries:
- a CDS encoding porin; amino-acid sequence: MLKKCSFAGAVAVLLGSQVAHAQGSLTLYGIIDEGVTWSSNQKGHSAVQLQSGKLGGSRWGLRGEEPLGNGLSAIMNLENGFNATNGTNSAGREFARAALVGLSKKGLGSLTFGRQADSLADIVAPFFGAGYFTPATHIGDNDDMNWYWRVNNSVKVTTESLSGFKFSGIYGFSNQAGAFANNREWSAAASYANGPLSFGAGYMQINHPNATTNTSGALGGASTANGDDYGSAFFYGMDGGVARQQVAGAGAGYALGAAQIGIGFTNVQLDYNDGASRKLNNASANVRYRLNPALALIADYTFTYGTADHVPGSTAHLKPRWHQLTLGVDYSVSKRTEFYASAEYQLAAGDASIVSGGTLSKIAYIQSAGGASSSDSQVAVSVGIRHKF
- a CDS encoding IclR family transcriptional regulator; its protein translation is MSILETATTVLRLMAKEQRELSMIDLVDRLDMPKSSASRVLKQMTETGLLERDKKSLAYRPSMLLLELSHLVRASSSLIDMCAQALETLGARYGHTGYVSVLEGNDVVVLRVRPGSLAFRAMTNPGHRSASWATSTGRALLARETDESIRARFPLGLRPAHGAAADPAQADDARSPNRGPATVDALIEEIAATRSRGYALAQNEALYGVCSVGCAIADPSSGECLSFCLSFPSGAEEAATIAELGEAVRAEARTIGRSLGDPYWGAFAR